One genomic region from Phycodurus eques isolate BA_2022a chromosome 16, UOR_Pequ_1.1, whole genome shotgun sequence encodes:
- the dctn5 gene encoding dynactin subunit 5, with protein sequence MELPEILYNKAEYIETASGNKVSRQSVLCGSQNIVLNGKTIVMNDCIIRGDLANVRVGRHCVVKSRSVIRPPFKKFSKGVAFFPLHIGDHVFIEEDCVVNAAQIGSYVHIGKNCVIGRRCVLKDCCKILDNTVLPPETVVPPFTVFSGCPGLFSGELPECTQDLMIDVTKSYYQKFLPLSQI encoded by the exons ATGGAGTTGCCTGAAATACTGTACAACAAAGCGGAGTATATTGAGACG gCTTCTGGCAACAAGGTTAGCAGGCAGTCGGTGCTCTGTGGAAGTCAGAACATTGTACTTAATGGAAAA ACCATCGTCATGAATGACTGCATTATCAGGGGGGACCTGGCTAATGTCAGGGTGGGCAGACATTGTGTGGTTAAAAGCAGGAGTGTCATTCGTCCACCTTTCAAGAAGTTCAGCAAAGG AGTGGCCTTCTTCCCGCTGCACATCGGTGACCACGTGTTCATCGAGGAGGATTGCGTTGTGAACGCAGCTCAGATTGGCTCCTACGTCCACATTGGCAAGAATTGCGTCATA GGTCGTCGCTGTGTGCTGAAAGACTGCTGCAAGATCTTGGACAACACTGTTCTTCCTCCAGAGACGGTGGTGCCTCCTTTTACTGTCTTTTCAGGATGCCCAG GTTTGTTTTCGGGGGAACTTCCAGAGTGCACACAGGACTTGATGATTGACGTCACCAAGAGCTACTACCAGAAGTTCCTTCCCCTCAGCCAGATATAA